One genomic region from Bacillus sp. SLBN-46 encodes:
- the nirD gene encoding nitrite reductase small subunit NirD translates to MIETLTRIPVVHYSNLKGRTGYSIKIDNQEIALFKVSNGGVYALENRSPHPKGGVLSEGLVSGDYVYCPVYDWKISLVDGKVQAPDEGQVKTFKVEIKEDIVFIIV, encoded by the coding sequence ATGATTGAAACACTAACTCGCATTCCAGTTGTACACTACTCCAATCTGAAGGGTAGAACAGGGTATTCCATAAAAATCGATAATCAAGAAATTGCTCTATTTAAAGTATCAAACGGCGGTGTCTATGCACTTGAAAACCGCAGTCCCCATCCGAAGGGCGGAGTCCTCTCCGAAGGGCTGGTCAGCGGGGACTATGTATATTGTCCAGTTTACGATTGGAAAATTTCATTAGTAGATGGGAAGGTTCAGGCACCAGACGAAGGCCAAGTAAAAACCTTTAAAGTAGAAATAAAAGAAGATATTGTGTTCATCATAGTATAA
- the aceB gene encoding malate synthase A, with product MSTQTTGIEVVGALKAQYDEILTPGALNFIEELERKFGGRRVELLQYRTKRQEEIDNGKLPGFLPETKHIRNGEWTIAPLPKDLQDRRVEITGPTDRKMVINALNSGAKLFMADFEDATSPTWENAVEGQINLRDAVKRTIKFENPNGKRYGLNKETAVLIVRPRGLHLEEKNVLLDGKPISGSFLDFGLYFYHNVKELLARGSGPYFYLPKLESHLEARLWNDVFVYAQEKLGVDLGTIKATVLIETIMAAFEMDEILYELKEHSAGLNCGRWDYIFSFIKKLRHQKDVILPDRSQVTMTAPFMRSYSLLTIQTCHRRKAPAMGGMAAQIPVKNNPQANEEAFAKVRADKEREARDGHDGTWVAHPGLVPVAMEVFNREMPTPNQIHTSKQQKITINAQDLLEVPGGTITEEGVRTNINVGIQYVASWLSGRGAAPIYNLMEDAATAEISRAQLWQWIRHPKGILKDGRKVTFEMYEELKGEELEKIKQEIGAVAFENGRFDEAVKLFDGLIFNEDFAEFLTLPGYELL from the coding sequence ATGTCAACGCAAACGACTGGTATTGAAGTGGTTGGGGCTCTAAAAGCCCAGTATGATGAGATTTTAACACCTGGAGCATTGAATTTTATTGAAGAGTTAGAGAGAAAGTTTGGCGGAAGAAGAGTAGAACTGTTGCAGTACAGGACAAAACGCCAAGAGGAAATTGACAATGGAAAATTGCCAGGCTTCCTCCCTGAGACAAAACACATCCGTAACGGAGAATGGACAATCGCTCCGCTGCCAAAAGACCTTCAAGATCGCAGGGTGGAAATAACAGGACCGACTGACCGAAAAATGGTTATCAATGCTTTGAACTCTGGTGCAAAACTATTTATGGCAGATTTCGAGGATGCCACTTCACCCACTTGGGAAAATGCCGTCGAAGGACAAATCAACCTTAGAGATGCAGTAAAGCGGACAATTAAATTTGAAAACCCGAATGGGAAGAGATACGGACTGAATAAGGAAACAGCCGTCCTCATTGTAAGACCTCGAGGACTCCACTTAGAGGAGAAGAATGTGTTATTAGATGGCAAGCCTATCTCCGGAAGCTTTTTAGATTTTGGTTTGTACTTTTACCACAATGTGAAGGAATTACTTGCAAGAGGTTCTGGACCATATTTTTATCTGCCGAAGCTCGAAAGCCATTTAGAAGCAAGGCTATGGAACGATGTCTTTGTTTACGCCCAAGAAAAGCTAGGTGTAGACCTAGGAACAATCAAAGCAACTGTATTAATCGAAACCATTATGGCTGCCTTTGAGATGGATGAAATCCTTTATGAATTAAAAGAACACTCAGCCGGCTTAAACTGCGGAAGGTGGGATTATATTTTCAGCTTTATTAAAAAGCTTCGTCATCAGAAGGATGTTATTCTTCCTGATCGTTCTCAAGTGACGATGACCGCACCGTTTATGCGTTCGTACTCCTTACTTACCATTCAAACTTGTCATCGTCGGAAAGCGCCGGCAATGGGAGGAATGGCAGCACAAATACCGGTTAAGAATAACCCGCAGGCCAACGAAGAGGCCTTTGCCAAGGTTAGAGCAGACAAAGAACGCGAAGCACGTGATGGACACGATGGTACATGGGTTGCCCACCCAGGACTTGTTCCGGTGGCAATGGAAGTGTTCAATCGTGAAATGCCGACACCAAATCAAATCCATACATCGAAGCAGCAAAAAATCACCATCAATGCCCAAGATTTATTAGAGGTACCAGGCGGAACCATTACAGAAGAAGGGGTACGCACGAACATCAATGTGGGCATTCAATATGTGGCTTCCTGGTTATCAGGCAGAGGTGCAGCTCCAATTTACAACTTAATGGAGGATGCGGCAACGGCAGAGATATCACGTGCGCAGCTTTGGCAATGGATTCGCCATCCAAAAGGAATATTGAAAGATGGCAGAAAAGTAACCTTTGAAATGTATGAGGAACTGAAGGGTGAAGAATTAGAAAAAATTAAACAAGAAATTGGAGCTGTAGCTTTCGAAAACGGCCGATTTGATGAGGCTGTGAAATTGTTTGATGGGTTGATTTTCAATGAGGACTTTGCAGAATTTTTAACACTCCCTGGATATGAACTGTTATAG
- a CDS encoding NAD(P)-binding protein — translation MSTNYPIMLRLNGKKTVVVGGGKVAERKVKGLLGTGALVSVVSPELTDELLRLARDGNIVWLEKTFSKDDIQDALLVFAATNDEGVNQFVRSVAKDHQLVMVADDPEGSDFHVPAQVQRGRLSITVSTGGASPILAGKIREQLEQQFDEQYSDYLDFLFSKRQWILKEVKDSSLKKKLLTAIVSKEFLKSENREEDFQRLF, via the coding sequence ATGAGTACTAATTATCCGATTATGCTGCGCTTAAATGGGAAAAAAACAGTGGTTGTTGGCGGAGGGAAAGTAGCTGAGCGCAAAGTGAAGGGGCTTCTCGGCACTGGTGCTCTTGTTTCCGTGGTGAGTCCTGAATTAACTGATGAGCTTTTAAGGCTTGCAAGAGATGGTAACATCGTTTGGCTGGAAAAAACTTTTTCGAAGGATGATATTCAGGATGCGTTACTGGTCTTTGCTGCTACAAATGATGAGGGTGTAAATCAGTTTGTGAGAAGTGTAGCGAAAGACCATCAACTCGTTATGGTTGCAGATGATCCTGAAGGTTCCGATTTTCATGTTCCGGCGCAGGTACAAAGAGGCCGATTAAGTATAACCGTGTCAACAGGCGGAGCAAGCCCTATCCTTGCAGGGAAGATTCGGGAACAACTGGAACAGCAATTTGATGAGCAATACAGTGACTATCTCGATTTTCTTTTTTCAAAAAGGCAATGGATTTTAAAAGAGGTGAAAGATTCCTCGCTAAAAAAGAAACTGTTAACAGCCATTGTAAGTAAGGAATTTTTAAAAAGTGAAAATAGGGAAGAGGATTTTCAGCGTCTATTTTAG
- a CDS encoding uroporphyrinogen-III synthase — MVTSQKELDVQFLPIFKRMLEEADVNTVVFPSSSSVELFVDALSECGLDAVALLKEMQVVSMGIKTQAAVIKAGLPTTGMPNQATKEGLVSYLALPVDKGCEA, encoded by the coding sequence ATGGTTACAAGCCAAAAAGAACTAGACGTACAATTCCTGCCTATTTTTAAACGTATGCTCGAGGAAGCGGATGTAAATACAGTGGTGTTCCCGAGCAGTTCATCGGTTGAACTCTTTGTCGATGCTTTAAGTGAATGCGGGTTGGACGCTGTAGCTCTTTTAAAAGAAATGCAGGTTGTCAGCATGGGCATAAAAACTCAGGCGGCAGTCATAAAAGCGGGTCTTCCAACAACCGGGATGCCGAATCAAGCGACAAAAGAAGGCCTGGTTTCCTATCTGGCATTGCCGGTTGATAAAGGGTGTGAAGCGTAA
- the aceA gene encoding isocitrate lyase produces the protein MTDQRVAGLQESWEMDSRWKGITRPYTAEDVIKLRGSVDIEHTLARKGSEKLWKLLHEEDYVNALGALTGNQAVQQVKAGLKAIYLSGWQVAADANLSGHMYPDQSLYPANSVPSVVKRINQALQRADQITHSEGDNSIDWFAPIVADAEAGFGGQLNCFELMKGMIEAGASGVHFEDQLSSEKKCGHLGGKVLLPTQTAVRNLIAARLAADVMGVPTVLVARTDANAADLITSDIDMNDAPFITGDRTPEGFFRVKAGIDQAIARGLAYAPYADLIWCETSEPNIEEARQFAEAIHEQFPGKLLAYNCSPSFNWKKKLDQETIAKFQVELGKMGYKFQFVTLAGFHALNHSMFELARGYKERGMAAYSELQQSEFDSEQYGYTATRHQREVGTGYFDQVSMVISGGTSSTTALKGSTEEEQFTGKK, from the coding sequence ATGACAGATCAAAGAGTTGCTGGGTTACAAGAAAGCTGGGAAATGGATAGCCGTTGGAAAGGGATTACAAGACCTTACACAGCTGAGGATGTTATCAAGCTGCGCGGTTCAGTTGATATCGAACATACTTTGGCTCGCAAAGGGTCTGAGAAGCTATGGAAGCTTTTACATGAAGAGGACTATGTGAATGCACTAGGTGCCCTAACAGGAAATCAGGCAGTACAGCAAGTAAAAGCAGGGCTAAAAGCCATTTACTTAAGCGGCTGGCAAGTAGCAGCCGATGCAAACCTTTCCGGTCATATGTATCCAGACCAAAGCTTATACCCAGCGAACAGTGTTCCAAGTGTGGTTAAGCGAATCAACCAGGCGTTACAGCGCGCCGATCAAATCACTCATTCTGAAGGAGACAACTCGATCGATTGGTTTGCTCCAATTGTGGCCGATGCCGAAGCAGGCTTTGGCGGACAGTTAAACTGTTTCGAGTTGATGAAGGGTATGATTGAAGCGGGTGCTTCCGGCGTCCATTTTGAAGATCAGCTTTCCTCCGAGAAAAAATGCGGACACTTAGGCGGTAAAGTGTTGCTTCCAACTCAAACAGCGGTTCGCAACTTGATTGCTGCTCGTTTGGCCGCAGATGTTATGGGCGTTCCAACCGTATTAGTTGCCCGTACGGATGCGAATGCAGCGGATTTAATCACAAGTGATATTGATATGAATGATGCACCGTTTATTACGGGAGACCGTACCCCAGAAGGCTTTTTCCGAGTGAAAGCCGGGATTGATCAAGCGATTGCTCGCGGTTTAGCTTACGCGCCATATGCAGACTTGATCTGGTGCGAGACTTCTGAGCCGAACATTGAGGAAGCAAGACAGTTTGCGGAAGCGATTCATGAGCAATTCCCTGGCAAACTTCTCGCTTACAATTGTTCACCATCGTTTAACTGGAAAAAGAAATTGGATCAAGAGACGATTGCTAAGTTCCAAGTGGAGCTTGGAAAAATGGGCTACAAGTTCCAGTTCGTTACGCTTGCTGGTTTCCATGCGCTGAACCACAGTATGTTCGAGCTTGCTCGCGGCTACAAGGAGCGCGGCATGGCGGCTTACTCTGAATTGCAACAATCTGAGTTCGACAGCGAGCAATACGGCTACACGGCAACTCGTCACCAACGTGAGGTTGGTACAGGGTACTTTGATCAGGTATCTATGGTGATTTCAGGTGGAACATCTTCGACAACGGCGTTGAAGGGGTCTACTGAGGAAGAGCAGTTTACTGGGAAGAAATAA
- the cobA gene encoding uroporphyrinogen-III C-methyltransferase, whose product MKKGKVFLVGAGPGDVGLITVKGLEAIKQAEVILYDRLANPKLLEFAPGDCELIYCGKLPDRHILRQENINDLLVEKGLEGKIVVRLKGGDPGVFGRVGEEAAALAQYQIPFEIVPGISSGIAAPLYAGIPVTHREYAESFAVVTAHDKSQNGKPKLDWEGLARGVDTIAFYMGVGNLPFICENLMTHGKPATTPVILIQWGTFGRQKTLQGTLEDISEKVLEAKFSNPAIILVGEVISLREKISWFEKKPLYGRQILLARTGSSPSELASELMTHGADVIEFPKWKKTPMPLDLTTITAYEKIVFASPESVTEFFKAVVEQEIDIRSIRADFFGASIKSMKALADRGFLAKLTEEMVDSEDMLIVGDESILKKGLCEG is encoded by the coding sequence ATGAAGAAGGGGAAAGTGTTTTTAGTAGGAGCAGGGCCAGGGGATGTTGGCTTAATAACGGTTAAAGGGTTGGAAGCAATCAAGCAAGCCGAAGTTATTCTATATGACCGGCTTGCAAATCCTAAACTGTTAGAGTTTGCACCGGGAGATTGCGAACTCATTTATTGTGGGAAATTACCTGACCGCCATATTTTGCGCCAAGAGAACATCAATGATCTTTTAGTGGAAAAGGGGCTAGAAGGTAAAATTGTAGTCCGCTTAAAAGGCGGAGACCCTGGTGTGTTTGGCAGAGTCGGAGAAGAAGCGGCAGCCCTGGCCCAATATCAAATACCCTTTGAAATCGTCCCTGGCATTTCATCAGGGATAGCAGCCCCCCTGTATGCTGGAATTCCAGTAACACATCGTGAATATGCAGAGTCCTTTGCTGTTGTCACTGCCCACGATAAGTCTCAAAACGGCAAGCCAAAGCTCGACTGGGAAGGTCTTGCCCGTGGTGTGGATACGATTGCTTTTTACATGGGAGTTGGAAATTTACCATTTATCTGTGAGAATCTCATGACCCATGGAAAGCCAGCAACAACACCTGTTATATTGATCCAATGGGGAACATTCGGCCGTCAAAAGACCCTGCAAGGAACATTAGAAGATATTTCGGAAAAGGTTTTGGAAGCCAAATTCAGTAACCCAGCAATCATTTTAGTGGGGGAAGTCATTTCTCTTCGTGAAAAAATAAGCTGGTTCGAGAAAAAGCCATTATACGGACGGCAAATCCTGCTTGCAAGAACAGGTAGCAGCCCTAGTGAATTAGCTAGTGAATTAATGACTCATGGAGCAGATGTCATTGAGTTTCCGAAATGGAAAAAGACGCCCATGCCGCTAGACCTAACAACTATTACTGCATATGAAAAAATTGTATTTGCTTCACCTGAAAGTGTAACGGAATTTTTTAAGGCTGTGGTAGAACAGGAGATCGATATTCGGAGCATTCGAGCAGACTTTTTCGGTGCTTCCATCAAATCGATGAAGGCATTAGCGGATCGTGGGTTTTTGGCTAAGCTCACAGAAGAGATGGTCGATTCGGAAGATATGCTTATTGTCGGTGACGAGAGTATCTTGAAGAAAGGCCTTTGTGAAGGCTGA